In Primulina eburnea isolate SZY01 chromosome 14, ASM2296580v1, whole genome shotgun sequence, the following proteins share a genomic window:
- the LOC140811202 gene encoding uncharacterized protein has protein sequence MAMLHCFGDQIKCKVFLTTLVDSAQRWFEGLAPQSINCFEDFQKVFLHQFSSSKKYKKTAFSLFEVKQRQDETLRAYLKRFNRVALDVPACAPETKTTAFMQGLWEGDFFRSLTKKLPGNFEDLLSRAEKYINMEEAQNQKREALKRSRGDRAVKPEERAPKKGGLGHFSHVPLRISRDREIQECSSDMTLRLSPVARAPRPGQGGYCTLHKNCSHNTKECRTLRKESIRRSVPASHPPRDKSRQLPWLSRCPGPNIPPKSINIPSGSRGGEASSREEKSKPAERKDPSPSRGLIKMISGGGGGGLPMAIPTGPGKRGAVGKCLEVDGRRRDEPVISFGIEDLRGVSLPHNDALVIKALVANYDVLRVFVDNGSSVNVI, from the coding sequence ATGGCCATGTTACATTGTTTTGGGGACCAAATTAAATGTAAAGTGTTCCTCACCACCTTAGTCGACTCCGCACAAAGATGGTTTGAAGGATTGGCGCCACAAAGCATCAATTGCTTTGAAGACTTCCAAAAGGTATTCTTGCATCAATTTAGCAGCAGCAAGAAGTACAAGAAGACTGCTTTCAGTTTATTTGAGGTAAAGCAGAGGCAAGATGAGACCCTAAGGGCGTATCTCAAGAGATTCAACCGAGTGGCTCTGGATGTGCCGGCCTGTGCACCCGAGACTAAAACCACAGCGTTCATGCAAGGACTGTGGGAAGGGGATTTTTTCCGATCTTTAACTAAGAAACTGCCTGGGAACTTCGAGGATCTCTTATCCCGAGCAGAGAAGTACATTAATATGGAAGAAGCGCAAAATCAAAAGAGAGAAGCCCTGAAGAGATCGAGAGGAGACCGGGCTGTCAAACCTGAAGAAAGAGCTCCCAAAAAGGGCGGTCTAGGACATTTCTCCCATGTACCTTTAAGGATTTCCCGGGACCGAGAGATTCAAGAATGTAGCTCAGATATGACCCTGCGTCTTAGTCCAGTAGCAAGGGCACCGAGACCAGGACAGGGAGGATACTGCACCCTTCACAAAAATTGTTCTCACAACACTAAGGAATGCCGAACCTTGAGGAAGGAATCCATTAGACGTTCTGTACCAGCATCCCATCCCCCTCGAGATAAGTCTAGACAGCTACCCTGGTTGTCTAGATGTCCCGGACCGAATATTCCTCCAAAGTCAATAAACATCCCGAGCGGAAGTAGAGGGGGAGAAGCGAGTTCTCGGGAGGAAAAGAGCAAGCCGGCAGAAAGGAAGGACCCCTCCCCAAGCCGAGGACTAATCAAAATGATttcggggggggggggggggggtctACCGATGGCGATTCCAACCGGGCCCGGAAAGCGAGGAGCAGTAGGAAAATGTTTGGAGGTTGATGGAAGGAGGAGAGACGAGCCAGTTATAAGCTTTGGAATAGAGGATCTTAGGGGAGTTAGTTTACCCCACAATGACGCTCTTGTCATTAAGGCTCTAGTGGCTAACTATGATGTATTGAGAGTATTTGTTGATAATGGCAGTTCTGTTAATGTCATATAA